The Loxodonta africana isolate mLoxAfr1 chromosome 6, mLoxAfr1.hap2, whole genome shotgun sequence genomic interval GTGATGGTGCCATCCAGAAAGGGACGGGGTCACGGCACATTCACCCGCGTCTTCCAGAGGTTTTGAAAAAGGAGCCTTTGGGGGCCCAGCCTGCCTGGCATTCTAGTGGGAGTGCAAAAGGTCGGCACGTTGGGAGAGGAAAGAGGGAGATGCGAGGGAACGTAGCATCTGGCTCCCCAGAAGGGCTTCTTGGTCTCTGGAAGGGCAGGGCTGGCATTCTAGAGGCAGCCCTCTGCTAAAGCAGGGGGCAGCAGGCCAGTCTTCCTAGGATATGGGGGCAAAACGCCCTCTGGCTCTCCTAGCCTCCTTAAGGACGGGGACACGTTTCCACAAAGCTGAGCAAGAACTGCCTCGGGTACGAGAGGGAGAACAGAGGAAAGGGGAAAGGTGATGAGCGATACCTCTTTCCTGTTCCCACCCAAGTGAAGCCTTGCTTTTGGGAGGGGCGGCATCTGGGAACCTCAAAAATAAGAATCCTAGAAAAAGTAGGTGTGGCTCTCTCCAGCCTGGAACCGAGTCTGGCTCGAGGGCAGGAACTACTTCTATCCCAGAACAAAGAGTAAGAAAAGTCTGCCTAGAGAAAAACAGTGCTAACACAGGACTGCTAAGGCAAGCAACCGGGCTGGCTAATAACTGTTGGGAGCTCAGAGTCACGCCTAGCTATTTGATTATGGACCAGCTCCGGTGGCAGTGTTCCCAGTCGACAACTGGCACTCGGCTGGTTAAGCCAGCCCCACCCACATTTTCTGAGAATGCATGGGAAAGCAGATTCCCAAAGGCCTGCCTGCTGAACCCGGTCGTCAGGCTTCTCAATCGCCTTTAATAAGGATAACATGATGCTGATGTCATTACTAATGACCATGAGGACAATAAATTCCCTGGCTCTGCaagtgtgttctccatctgaggAACGTCAATCCATTACCAAGGTTAAACTGGCCTCCCAAGAGCCCTATCAGGCAACCCATTATagccccccattttacagacagggaaactgaAGCAGAGCAGCTAAGAGACTTGCGCAAGGCACATACTGCTGTCTGGGTCAAAAGAGTAAACTCAAAGCCTGACTCCTAGCTGGTGAGCTCTCCCTCCAGGGCTGAGAAAACCTGCCAGTCATTCCCCACAGCTGTTCGTCAGCATCACCTCAGCTCATCACTGAAAGAGCAAGCCTTGCCAGTGATTCTCCGCAAGTGTCTACAGCTCACTTCCCAGGGCCTAGTTAGCTGGCTAAGCAGATCCCCCTTTACCATCCTGCCTCCCCTCCATGATACTCCCCCAAACACACTACTCTGCAACTTCAGCTCTACGCACAAGGAGACGGAGTCACTAGGCCTCGTAAGAAGTCAATTTCTCAGGACAAAGAAAACAGACTGAAGCTAGCAGGTTAAAAAGACATGCAAAAGTGGGGTGAGGAGAGAGGACTTTATAGTTCGGTAAAATTGTCTTAAAAGACAGCAAGAAAGAGAAGAGCGCTTTGTCTTTCATTTGAAGGCAGTAGTTAGCGAGAGACagcctgaataagtaaagcaagCCCGGGCAGTGCAGCTGGGTCTGCAGAAGGGCTCTCTCTGCTACAAAGACCTGTGGTGTGGTGGGCAGGGAGCCTCGCAGACAAAGAACTACTCCAGGTGGCTGAAGCACTAGAGGCTAAACTGGTCTGTACCTTCTTCACCATCAGTCTCCTGTACAACCAAACTCCTCTGGGCCCAACTACGGACCTACTTCTGCTGAGCTCAGGGGCATCCCCTCCCGGATCCCCCACAACACGTACTTGATGCTGTCGGTGTGGGTTTTGTATTCCATAATGGTGTTGGGAGGTAGGTTAAGCACTCGCCGGAGCGTATCCCGGATTCGGGCTGTGGTTGCTTGGTCGCTGGCAGTTTTATTCCATATTGAAATAATGTCCTCCTAGGGGAGCAGCAGAGGAATCATCAAAGCACACTGGAGGCAGCAAGGAGAGCACAGACAATACAAGAAACGAGATTGGCCACGGGGAGGCTTACCTGAAACCGCACAGAGACCACAGCCCCACAGATCTCCTCCCCGACCATGAACTGCTCCCCCAACATGGCCAGGATGAGATTCTCCCAGCAACGGGATGCCAAACCCTTCCGCAGCCGAATAATCCACTTGCCACCATTTTTATTTGCATCGTCCTGCACAAAGAAAGAAAGCGATAAACTGAAAACACAGCCTCACAGCTCTTTTTCTTTTGCAgttacccaaacccactgccgtcgtatccatttcaactcatagcgacccaacgggacagagcagaactgccccatacggcttgCAAGGCTGTTACCCTtacggaagcatactgccacatctttctgccgtgGAGCAGCacgtgggttcgaaccaccaacctctcggttagcagccgagtgcttaaccaccgctcCACGAGGGCTCCTTCTTTTGCAGTTAAGGCAGCATTTTTACTGTCAAGAATCACTTAGACACTAAGAACTATCGTCACTTTCCAACTACTCAACTTTACAGGAAGAATGGTGCAGAGCAGGTAGAAGTAACTAGacaagaaacaggaaaaagaataaagcaaACAAACGAAAAGGCCGGGATCCTTGGTACAAATCCTTCCCCCTCAAAAGGCTAACCAGGtcctttaaaaataatcctctttCCTCCAGAACTACTCTAGGAATCAGAACAAAATGACATCAGACTTCACATCCAGATCCCTCACTACTGCAGTTGCTAAATGTCTCCTGGGTTTCCCAGGTGCACAGACGGGAAGCCACCACCTCTCCCCAGATCCAGTCCAGCAGAAGAGACAGACAAGAAACCTTTTACAGCAATGCAGCCCGACAAGTGCCACTGAGCTGAGACATACACAGAGTACTAGGAAGAACAAAGCACGGTCGGGACCCTCTCAAGAGAAGGAAACATTCCAGCCGGGTCTGGAGGGCAACAGATGAAGGGCCCCGCAGGTATGGGAAGAACACGTCTGAGCAGACGCTGACCGTGAGACAGGATGATGCCAACGGGAGGGCCTGGCTGCACAAAGAGAAAACGCAGAGACGATGGGGGACAGGACTTGGAAAGTAGATGTGGGGCAAGGCCAGGTGAACAAGGGGAGCTGGGGAGGAGTTTTAACTGGGGTGGCGGTGGGGGAGGCTTGATCAGATTTATTGTCTAGAAAAATGCTCTTGCGTCAGGATAGGCGACAGAAGACATCAGAACATCACCAACAAACCGCTCTGCGAAGACATCAGAGAGCTCAGCTCTGAGTCTCCAGTCCCGCCTGTAAGCTTATTTTTGACCCAATTATACTATGTAAAATATACGTTCTTCATACTAtaatttcatacacacacacaaacacttccATGGgaataagattaatttttaaaaataacatcctTTAATATTGTTACAATAGCATATTAGCAATAAAACAATCTTTAAAAACCACCCAGCACCAGCCCACAGAAACCAGCAATGGTGTCTCTCCCTGGAGGGCCTGGTTCCAAGGATGCACCAAACAGTGAAGCAATTCTGAgtgaagactttaaaaaaaaaacttgtccagACAAGCAATCAGAAGCCCTCGTTGCTCACCTCCCACATGGGCTTAATTCCTTCTTTGAAGAGATGGAAGTCACTGTGGCCTGTCAGGTCCCCGGGACGTACCATGTGGCTATAAAACCTCCAGAACTGCTCCACCTGCAGAGAGAAGACCCCAGAGTAGAAAAGCTGTTTTTCCTTTTGTGCTGCACCCAGCTAGATTGACTTATTAAGGACGTaacatggaaaaccaaaaactcCGTTGCCATCGAACTGATTccaactccacagggtttccaaggagcggatggtggattcgaactgccgaccttttgattagcagctggactcttaaccattgtgccaccagggctcccataacaTGGAAGACACTCTAACACAGGCTACACTTCTCAGAGGCAGCATTTTCATTTGGGGGATCGTGTGGGAAGGAAGACATGTTAGAGGAAAGCATATCCTACagtttgataaaagaaaaacGTAACACTGGCAATACAAAAAAGAACTCCTCAGGTGAGAAAGCCCAGCCTCAGCCAAGAGCCTCGGCTGGTGAAGTCAGGCTGACACACGCCCTCCGGCTGAAGCTGCAGGGGAATCAGCATGGGCCAAGGGGGACCGCTGCTTCGCACAGTGGCAACCCTTCACTCCTGAGGTACACTAAGCTACAAGGGACGTTAAGTGCCATatagcctccgccagactgaatTTTTTAGAACCAAATCACTTCTTGATCAAAGATTGTTTTACTGGCAAATACAGGAGTAGCTAGAATGAAACACATTTTACTTCTGCTGAGTTGCTGAGTACAAGGGGTGGAATCGACGACGTGCACTACTCTACACCGTGATGCTCCTGTGAAGACCAAGACAATCCAGAATCAATCGGGCTCAGCTTCTCATACTTAGGGGTAAAGCCCCTCTTTCTATGCTAAAACAATTTTTTGTTCTTGCCCCTCCTTCGCAATCCTATTGGAAAACTAGACTTAACATTCTTCTCTCaaatgtatacatatttatactcatcatgctggttctgtttctctcatTAGCGTCTTGGTAAGAGATTTTTTCCCTATTCCTTCGTAACTCACAGAGAGCACCTAATAAGTACAAGCAGTAAGGGGGCACGTTTTAGAGGAAAAGGGAAACCTGGAACACCCCGGAGAGAAATAGAGGTGCTGAATGAACACACGGCAAGCCGCCAGAGTGACGCAGCTGAAAACAGCTGCTGAGGAGAGAGAGGTTCAGGTCGTCCTTTCGGATCTCGGCAGCAAGTGAGGAGAAGCAGACCTACCCGTGTGAGCCTGTTGTTCCTTCAGGTTCACACACAACGGGAACAGGTGAAATTTCTCACATATTAAAAAGGAGTCAGGACTGAGGCtacaagaatcctggcggtcacggtccccaaaccttctgttggcccaggacaggaaccattcccgaagacaactcatcagacatggattggactggacaatgggctggagagagatgctgatgaagagtgagctacttgtatcaggtggacacttgagactgtgttggcatctcctgtctagaggggagatgggagggtagagggggttagaaactggcaaaatggtcacgaaaggagagactggaaggaggaagtgggctgactcattaaggggagattaaatgggagtatgtagtaatgtgtatataagtttatatgtgagagactgacttgatttataaactttcacttaaagcacaataaaaattattttaaaaaaaaaaaaaaagtcaggagtGAATCCCATTCATAGAACCTGCGCGCAGCGCTCTCTTCGAGGCAGCAACACACAGTGCTGCAGAATGCTGGCTGGCCACACGTCCGCAACAGCAACGAGCGACACCTTTCCCACTCTGACACAGTTAAAAGAAACAAAGTGCACAAGCCAGAGATAGTAGCTCACTGTGAGTTAAGAACTAGAGGGTGATGATGTGGAGAAAGTACACCAAACATCCTCAATCCCCCAATCAAGAACTGTTTTATTAAAGTTTTGGTCTCCTCCAATCTTACAGCCAAACTATGCAATCTTCTTGCCATAGTCTTATATCCAAACCACAAAAGGAATGAAGCAGCTTGAGAAACAGTGAACTCTGAAAgaattttttcctcctttttcttagGCAGTTTTGGTTTTCAAAAGTTCTAGCTGAAGCCAAAGAATAAAGGATGTAAGAAACCCAGAGCCTGCATGTCATGACGGCTAAAAGGACACACGCACAAGAGAGCGAGGAACGCTCAGACTCAGGACATAAAGGCAGAAAGGACTTCAGAATCATTTCAAGTTCCTTCTTCATTTTTAGATGAACTTTATGCGTAAAGATAAACTTCGTGTGTAATCACTAACATAGCCAAGGAAACGGTTTTAGAGCAACTTGCCCCAGCCCACAAAGTCCAGCAGCAGAATAAATGAGCCTTGTGACTCCCCTCTACACTCTTGCCATTTCAGCACACTACCTACCTCCTTAGTCACCCTGATTTCAAAAACTTTCAAATGTTAAATATTAGGGTGAAGGACCACAGGGAAATACTGCATCGGGTTTGATCAAAAGTTgcaaaatgtaattatttttctgtgaagtatttaatattgtgagccatttcctaaTGACGTGAATTACTTTGTTGTTGTAGATGCCCTCGAGGTGGTtgcgactcgtagcaaccctatgtacaacagaaaccaaacactgcccggtcctgcgccattctcacaatcccgctgttatgtttcagcccatgttgcagccacactgtgtcaatccaccttgagtgtcttcctttttcactgaccctgtactttacgaagcatgatgtccttcttcagaaactgatccctcctgacaacgtctaaaatatgtaagacgtagtctcgctattctcacttctaaggagcattctggttgtacttcttccaagacagatttgttcattctttttgcagtccactgtatatacatggattacatctcaacataaagaaaacaaaaatcctcacaactagaccaataagcaacatcttgataaatgcagaaaagattgaagttggcaaggatttcattttacttggatccacaatcaacacccacggaagcaacagtcaagaagtcaaaagatgcgttgtattgggcaaatctgctgcaaaaaacctctttaaagtgttgaaaagcaaagacgtcaccttaatgactaaggtgtacctgacctgagccatggtattttcagtctcatcctatgtgcgtgaaagctggaaaatgaataaggaaagccaaagaatcgatgcctttgaattggggtgttcacaaagatactgaatataccatgaactgtcaaaagaacaaacaaatatgtcttggaacaaattcaaccagaatgctcctgagaagcaagaatggcaagactgcgccttacatactttggacatgttgtcaggagggatcagtccatggagaaggacatcattttggtaaagtacagggccgatgaaaaagaggaacacactcaacaagacagattgacacagtggctgcaacaacgggctcaagcatagcaacgactgtaagaatggctcaggactgggcagtatttctttctcctgtgcaaggggccactatgagttggaaccgacttgacagcacctaataacagtatattcaatattcttctccaacaccacaattcaaaggcgtcaattcgtcttcagtcttccttattcattgtccagctttcgcatccatatgatacaattgaaaataccatggcttggatcaggcatgccttactcttcaaggtgacatctttgcttctcaacactttaaagatgtcttttgcagcagatttgcccaatgcaacgcatcttttgatttcttgactgctacttccatgggtgttgactgtggatccaagtaaactgaaatccgtgacaacttcaatcttttctccatttatcgtaatgctgcttactggttcagttgtgaggatttttgttttctttatgctgaggtgcaatccatactaaaggctgtggtctttgaccttcatcactaagtgcttcaagtcctcttcactttcagcaaccaaggttgtgtcatttgcataacacaggttgttaataagtcttcctccaatcctgatgccccgctcttcttcatatagtccagcttcttgattatttgctcagtgtatagattaagtatggtgaaagcataccaTCATGAAGcacttttcctaactttaaaccatgcagtatccccttgttctgttcaaacaactgcctcttgatctatgtacagattcctcatgagcacaattaagcgttctcgaattcccactcttcacaatgtcatccctAAATTTTTTATGATGCACATAGTCAAACGTCTTTGCgtggtcaataaaacagaggtaaacatctttctggtatcctctgctttcagccaagacccatctgacatcagcaatgatatccctggttccctgtcctcttctgaatccggcctgagcttctggcagttccctgtcaatatgctgctgcagtcgctttgaatgatcttctgcagaattttacttgcgtgtgatagtaatcatattgtttgataatttctgcactcagCTGGATCACATTTctagggaataggcataaatatggatctcttccagttggctggtcaggtagctgtcttccaaattttgtggcatagacaagtgagcacttctagcactgcattcgttcattgaaacatctcaattgatattccatcaattcctgaagccctgtttttcgccaatgcctttagcgcagcttgggcttcttccttcagtatcatcggttcctgatcatatgctaccttctgaaatggttgaatgtcgactaactctttttggtataatgactgtgtattccatcttcttttgacgctgcctgtattgtttaatattttccccacagaatctttcactgctgcaacttgaggcttgaattttttcttcagttctttaaacttgagaaatgccgagtgtgttcttcccttttggttttctatctccagttctttgcacatgtcgttataatactttttcttctcaagtgcccctttgaaatcttctgttcagttcttttgcttcatcatttcttcctttatgcTTTAGCTCAATGTTCAAGTGCCACTTTCATAGTCTCTTCGGCATCCATTTGGTCTTCtcgttccttcctgtctttttaatgacctcttggtttcttcacgtatgatgtctttgatgtcattccacgacttatctggtcttcagtcactagtgttcaatgtgtcaaatctattcctcagatgttctctaaattcaggtgggatatactcaaggtcatactttggctctctgaactcgttctaattttcttcagtttcaacttgaactttcatatgagcaattgatggtctgttctgcagtcggccccgagcttgttctgactgatggtatggagcttttccaccatctctttccacagatgtagtcgatttgatttttgtgtattccatctggtaaggttcatgtgtatagctgctgtttatgttgatgaaaaaaggtatttgcaatgaagaagtcgttggtcttgcaaaattctatcatgcgatctccagcatcgtttctatcaccaaggccatattttccaactaccgattcttcttcgtttccaacttttgcattccaatcaccagtaattaccaatgcatcctgattacatgttcaatcaacttcagactacagaagttggtaaaatcttccgtttcttcatctctggtcttagtggttggtgagtaaatttgagtaacagtcatattaaccggtctcccttgtaggcatatggatattatcctatcactgacagtggtgtacttcaggataggtcttgaaatgttcttcttgacgatgaacgcaatgccatttctcttcaagctgtcattgcTGGCACAGGAGACCATATgatcgtccaattcaaaatggccaatacagctcactaatgcctaggataccaatatttatgtgttccatttcatttttgatgatttccaattttcctagattcatactttgtacattccaggtcccaattattaatggatgtttgcagctgttttcttctcattttgagtcatgccacatcagcaaattaaggtcccgaaagcttgactccatccacatcactgaggtcgactctactttgaggaggcacttCCTCcctagtcgtcttttgagtgccttccaacctggggagtttatcttccagcactgtattagacaacgttctgctgctactctcaggttttcactggctaattcttttcagaagtagactgccaggtcctccttcctagtcagtcttagtctggaagctcagctaaaacctgtctgccatggttgaccctgctggcatctgaaaactggtggcatagcttttggcatcatagcaacatgaaagcctgcatagtacaacaaactgacagacacgtccATTACTTTAATATACAGTAATTTGTGTTTCAGGGCTACTAACACAATAGCAGACACCAAACGCTACGTCACACAGCCAGCGAGTAATGAACGAGTACAAACCCAAGGTGCTACTGCTGTTAATGCTACTCAGTCCAAAAGACATAAcacaagaagagaaaacaaaactcccTTTGCACACGTGCAGTAAATTCATATATGCTTTTTCTCAAAGAGTGAAAGAAAAATGCTAGAAATATTCATAGTACCCCAGAATAATTGAATAGGATCTTTAATGAACGCCCACCCCTCCAGCTCAGTTTCTTCTCCGATCCCCTGGTGTTTTACCAGTTGTTCATAAGATAGTGGCTGCCACTTTACCTGCGATGTCCAGGTATTCCGAGAGAGCCAGCAATCAAAACTTCTGCGATAGATTCAAGAACGTTAGAAATGCATCGATATCTTCAAAGGCTTAATTCTATTGTTCCCTTTGCCAAGAACTCCTTTCTCTTCTTACTATCTCTTCAAATTCCTTAAATTCAATCTTAAGCCCATCTCTTCCAAGGGGAATATCCCCAAGTTGGAATTAATTCCCTTTTTCCTCTGAACTCAGAGATTTCTAGCCATGCctttcccacagcactctctgaaACTCCTGGGTATGTCTCATTTCCCTGCCTAAGGGCAGGGCCTGTGTCTTCATTTTAGAACCTTGAATCCACTCCACAAACATTCCTTGACCCAAATATGCATCAGTATATACGGTatttttaatatgtaaaatagCCTAAATTTAACCACCGATAAGGCAGTACAGGACAATTTAAGCAACAAGATCTCTGCTTTTGGCTGAAATTATATCAACTCAGCAGAGCCATGCTGTTGATCTCACATCAATCAAATGATCTGATTACCAGTTAAACATGTGTATCTGCTAATAATATGCTGAAAAATGCAGTTTGTCCAGCAGGCACTTATGTTCAAACCTGAAGCTCATGGCAGGACAGCCGTGGGGCCCCTCAGCATGCATTTTGGTGTGCTGGAGGAGTGAAACAATATGGGTTTTGGAATCTGACTTCTACAACCTACCCACCGGAGTTTCCAGACTGCTCCACCACTTCATCAAGGGAAGCCTGATGGCCTTCTGACTTGAGATCCCATTCTTAACCCAAATGTCACTTTcctcatttggaaaatatggataacatcacTGACCTCATACGGCTATCACAGTGATCAAAGGAAATTGCACAGATCACGTGCTGTTATATATCCTTCCTCTTTACTTACTGCAGTGTTTACTGTCTATGATTCTTTGCCCGTTTTGCATTTTTAACAGGACAAAAACCTCAAGATAATGACAAATCCTGTATTTGATTCTGCGCAGAGATGGCACGCACAGCACACAGAAGGTGCGTGAAAATCTTTTTTGAGTAAGACTGGCTTTAGTTGCAGACAACTTCTCGAGCATGCTAaccctgtgaggaaagtgtgacGGAGCTTGCGATGCTAGTCTGACAGCACCCACAAAAACAACTATTAGAgattacattttctttttgaacACAGGAAAAAGAAGCTTAACATATCCAAAAGCTTAATGGGAGGttcttaaacacaaaagaaacttTTGAACCTTACTCTCAATTTTACTGTCAGGATTCATGAGGGTAGACACCATATACTATAAAAGTCTGTATCCCCTATGGTACTTTGCATAGTAAGGACTCAATAAATATCtacttaaaagcaaaaacaatccCAATTCATAAAGAGAATTACGTAAAATCTTGTGACTCGTTTATAGTGTGTCTATTGTATTTTTAAAGAgtacctgtattttttttaagcacttacATTTGTGTATTGTCTCCTTTTGATCAATTCCACAATTCatgtacggaaaccctggtggtgtagtggttaagtgctatggctgcacaccaaaaggttggcagtctgaatccaccaggcgctccttggaaactctatgcagcaggtctactctgtcctatagggtcgctaggagttggaattgactcgatggcaacgagtttggtttggctgTTTTTTATGTATGCtatttggaggagccctggtggcacagtagttaagcgctaggctgctaaccaaaaggtcagcagtttgaatccatccatggctccacagaagaaaagacctggcaatctgctcccataaagagcacagctaggaaaccctatggaaaagtctgttctgccctatagggtcactataaatgggaatcgactcgacagcacacaacaacatgtaaGCTACCTATAGGTATCTAACGAGAAAcctaagaatgaacaaatcctgcCCCAGGGGCTCAGGTCAGCTGATTAAGGAAACCAGAATGCTAACTAGGTTACCAGAAAGGTAAGCACACAACGATACATATATAGGTCCGAATGTACCACCAAGGGTCACTGCGTTACACCACTAAGTACTCACGGAGGCAAAGGTGCCGATCTGTTTGATATTCTGCTCATAGCTCTGTGAGCTAGTGGGCCGGCCGGGGGTCCTCCTGGAGTACCAGAAAGTGTAGTTGTACTGCAGGGGATGCTCTGCTGGTCCAGGAACAACAGCCTGTGGGGTGGAGAAGGTATGTTCATCCTGGGTGTTTCTCCCATGCTCTCAGACTGAGAAAACATTTACAGTGCTCCCCGCTACTGCATCCACAGTTAACAAGGGCACACCCTCAATTGCCCGCAAGGTGCCCAAGGTTCCGCTTGCACATGAGCTTCTTCAGTGGTTGGCTGGCTCTACGTTTCTgtaccttttctgtgttctgataGTTTTTATAACTTTCTACCTCACATCAGAGGTGTTTATGTTCTTATCTTATTTGAACATACTCCCAGCCCGAGCAGTGCCTTCTCTACGACATTCTACCACATACTGGCACGTGGCCTTGTGCTAGTTGCTTAACCTGTTTGTGCCTTAGTTTTCAATCTGCAAAGTGGGCAAATAATAATACCCACTCCATAGGGCTGCTGAGAGGATCAAGTGAGCTAAcacatataaagtgcttagcaccGTGACTGGCATGTAGCAAGTGCTCACTAAAAGCCAGCTACTGTTGTTATTGCTACTGCTAAATGCAAGCTCCTTGGAGTGAGCCTCACTCACCTCTGTGTCCTCTCAGCACCTAGCACAACGCTTGCACTGGGAGAGCACTCAGTGTTGTGGAGTAAATGAATTGATGATTGCTTTGATGTTTCCAGGAAAAGAGGAGCCCATCTATCTCTCATTCTCTAAACTTTCTCTTTTCCAAGTCACTTTCAGCTTAGACTACTAttgactaaaaaataaaaagtcttaAATTTCAAGGGACATGCAGGATCTGAAATACTCAGCAGCAGCTTATGAAGCGGCTCCCAGCCTTGTTAAGCTCCAAGGCAAACCTCCCCTACCTCGGACTAGGAGAATGCTAGCAGCAAGGCAGCACCTCAAGATCCTGTGGCAGGAAAAAGTTCTAAATCCCAAAATGAACTCCAGTGATtccccaatcttttttttttttagaacaaaaTCACATATTCCAAATAGGGTACCATCATATTAATCTGACACCTACCAGATAAACAGAGTCCACAAGATAAGCAAGTCTCAAATCCAAAAGCAAGTTCACCTGTACAGGCAGCACAACACCCACCTTCCTCTTGCTGCTGCTCTGACTCTTGTCGCGTTCTGTTTTTTCCTTCTCACCATCTTT includes:
- the EIF4E2 gene encoding eukaryotic translation initiation factor 4E type 2 isoform X1: MNNKFDALKDDDSGDHDQNEENSTQKDGEKEKTERDKSQSSSKRKAVVPGPAEHPLQYNYTFWYSRRTPGRPTSSQSYEQNIKQIGTFASVEQFWRFYSHMVRPGDLTGHSDFHLFKEGIKPMWEDDANKNGGKWIIRLRKGLASRCWENLILAMLGEQFMVGEEICGAVVSVRFQEDIISIWNKTASDQATTARIRDTLRRVLNLPPNTIMEYKTHTDSIKMPGRLGPQRLLFQNLWKTRVNVP
- the EIF4E2 gene encoding eukaryotic translation initiation factor 4E type 2 isoform X3, giving the protein MNNKFDALKDDDSGDHDQNEENSTQKDGEKEKTERDKSQSSSKRKAVVPGPAEHPLQYNYTFWYSRRTPGRPTSSQSYEQNIKQIGTFASVEQFWRFYSHMVRPGDLTGHSDFHLFKEGIKPMWEDDANKNGGKWIIRLRKGLASRCWENLILAMLGEQFMVGEEICGAVVSVRFQEDIISIWNKTASDQATTARIRDTLRRVLNLPPNTIMEYKTHTDSIKDNSSFRNTKITL
- the EIF4E2 gene encoding eukaryotic translation initiation factor 4E type 2 isoform X2 gives rise to the protein MNNKFDALKDDDSGDHDQNEENSTQKDGEKEKTERDKSQSSSKRKAVVPGPAEHPLQYNYTFWYSRRTPGRPTSSQSYEQNIKQIGTFASVEQFWRFYSHMVRPGDLTGHSDFHLFKEGIKPMWEDDANKNGGKWIIRLRKGLASRCWENLILAMLGEQFMVGEEICGAVVSVRFQEDIISIWNKTASDQATTARIRDTLRRVLNLPPNTIMEYKTHTDSIKAWEEFHGLVNSSGR